The Candidatus Hydrogenedentota bacterium genome window below encodes:
- a CDS encoding helix-turn-helix domain-containing protein, producing MENMLTVEEVAEILKVKPITVRQMYREKRLRAFKIGKSWRTTQSILEEDIACLSRGEKPPELPAQAAFGPAAKPGAKRGRKPRAAQGSAPAAPAAVREDPVTAPAAPAAVEEAPQDAPPADDAAPKEKRRRQKTQEPQDDEQPMLF from the coding sequence ATGGAAAACATGCTGACGGTCGAGGAGGTCGCCGAAATCCTCAAGGTGAAGCCCATCACGGTGCGCCAGATGTACCGAGAAAAGCGCCTGCGCGCCTTCAAAATCGGCAAGTCCTGGCGCACCACGCAGTCCATCCTGGAGGAGGACATCGCCTGCCTCAGCCGCGGCGAGAAGCCGCCCGAACTGCCCGCCCAGGCCGCCTTCGGCCCCGCCGCCAAACCCGGCGCCAAGCGCGGACGCAAGCCCCGCGCCGCGCAGGGGTCCGCCCCCGCCGCGCCGGCGGCGGTGCGGGAGGATCCGGTCACGGCGCCCGCCGCCCCGGCGGCGGTGGAGGAGGCGCCGCAGGACGCGCCCCCGGCGGACGACGCCGCGCCGAAGGAAAAGCGCCGCCGCCAAAAAACGCAGGAGCCGCAGGACGACGAGCAGCCCATGCTGTTCTAG
- the aroB gene encoding 3-dehydroquinate synthase yields MAECASTTVRVPLGARAYDIHIGPDALDRLGAHLASDHAPKGLVGLVTDAHVAPLYADAVLDRVRAAGKACVVHVLPAGEESKRLDRVGEICGAFLEAGMDRAGLVVALGGGVTGDIAGFAASVFMRGVPFVQVPTTIVAQVDSSVGGKTGVNHPLGKNTIGAFHQPDGVFIDLSMLSTLPDRELRAGMAEVIKHGVIADADLFAYLEANAARILAKDLGALRVPVVRSCEIKAAVVAADEREQGLRANLNYGHTFGHAIETASGYARFLHGEAVALGMCAAGELGRLLGLVDAAFAGRQRACCAAFGLPVRWPEMPLEETLAAMKHDKKARAGTLKFIVPSGMGTVVHRTDISPGLARAALETLL; encoded by the coding sequence ATGGCGGAGTGTGCTTCGACGACCGTGCGTGTGCCCCTGGGCGCGCGGGCGTATGACATCCATATCGGGCCGGACGCCCTGGACCGGCTGGGCGCGCATCTCGCGTCGGACCACGCCCCGAAGGGGCTGGTGGGGCTGGTGACGGACGCCCACGTGGCCCCCCTGTACGCGGACGCCGTGCTGGACCGCGTGCGCGCGGCGGGGAAGGCCTGCGTGGTCCACGTGCTCCCGGCGGGCGAGGAGAGCAAGCGGCTGGACCGGGTGGGGGAGATTTGCGGCGCTTTTCTGGAGGCGGGCATGGACCGCGCCGGGCTGGTTGTCGCCCTGGGCGGCGGGGTCACGGGAGATATTGCGGGCTTCGCCGCGTCGGTCTTCATGCGCGGAGTCCCCTTTGTGCAGGTGCCCACGACCATCGTGGCGCAGGTGGACTCAAGCGTCGGCGGCAAGACCGGCGTGAACCACCCGCTGGGCAAGAACACGATCGGCGCGTTCCACCAGCCGGACGGCGTGTTCATTGACCTGTCCATGCTGTCCACCCTGCCGGACCGCGAGCTGCGGGCGGGCATGGCGGAGGTCATCAAGCACGGCGTCATTGCGGACGCGGACCTCTTCGCGTATCTGGAGGCGAACGCCGCGCGGATTCTCGCCAAGGACCTCGGCGCCCTGCGCGTGCCCGTGGTGCGGTCGTGCGAGATCAAGGCCGCCGTGGTCGCCGCCGACGAGCGGGAGCAGGGCCTGCGCGCCAACCTGAACTACGGCCACACCTTCGGCCACGCCATCGAGACCGCCAGCGGCTACGCCCGGTTCCTCCACGGCGAGGCCGTGGCCCTCGGCATGTGCGCCGCCGGGGAGCTGGGCCGCCTGCTGGGGCTGGTGGACGCGGCCTTCGCCGGGCGGCAGCGCGCCTGCTGCGCGGCCTTCGGCCTGCCGGTGCGCTGGCCCGAGATGCCGCTGGAGGAGACGCTGGCGGCCATGAAGCACGACAAGAAGGCCCGCGCGGGCACGCTGAAGTTTATCGTGCCGTCGGGCATGGGGACGGTCGTCCACCGGACGGACATTTCCCCCGGCCTGGCGCGCGCGGCCCTGGAGACGCTGTTGTAG
- a CDS encoding tetratricopeptide repeat protein, whose translation MLFGGENAESYYDEGLTAAMKGDFEKAVAHFQKATTLDGAFAAAWYQLGRCWLRLGRVPEAVSSLERALTITPRMALARVELGYAFLKSGLHDRASAAFAAVLDEKPDTPRAALGLGYIAFQQRHWDTAFGLAERVAGTGAEPFESHYLAGRAAHAMKLDQAASNHLYTADAQLDKLIETNPDAPEGYFLRGQIYTLTGDFARALENYAEAERCMEPGRRCRVYNEEFDLVDILAGMGWCHRKMGDPDGARAAAERILELKPGSQRAKWLLGEAGGDAERDRP comes from the coding sequence ATGCTGTTTGGCGGAGAGAACGCGGAAAGCTACTACGACGAGGGCCTCACGGCGGCCATGAAGGGCGACTTCGAGAAGGCCGTCGCCCATTTCCAGAAGGCCACCACGCTGGACGGCGCCTTCGCCGCGGCGTGGTACCAGCTCGGGCGCTGCTGGCTCCGACTGGGCCGCGTGCCCGAGGCCGTCTCCTCCCTGGAGCGCGCCCTCACCATCACGCCCAGGATGGCCCTCGCCCGCGTGGAGCTGGGCTACGCTTTCCTGAAGTCCGGGCTGCATGACCGCGCTTCCGCCGCCTTCGCCGCCGTCCTCGATGAAAAGCCCGACACGCCCCGCGCCGCCCTCGGCCTCGGCTACATCGCCTTCCAGCAGCGGCACTGGGACACGGCCTTCGGTCTCGCGGAACGTGTTGCGGGAACGGGCGCGGAGCCCTTCGAGTCCCATTACCTCGCCGGGCGCGCCGCCCACGCGATGAAACTGGACCAGGCGGCGTCGAACCATCTCTACACGGCGGACGCGCAGCTTGACAAGCTGATCGAGACGAACCCCGACGCGCCGGAGGGCTATTTCCTGCGCGGCCAGATATACACCCTCACGGGCGACTTCGCCCGCGCCCTGGAAAACTACGCCGAGGCCGAGCGGTGCATGGAGCCCGGCCGCCGGTGCCGGGTCTACAATGAGGAGTTCGACCTGGTGGACATCCTCGCCGGCATGGGGTGGTGCCACCGGAAAATGGGCGACCCCGACGGCGCCCGCGCCGCCGCGGAGCGCATCCTGGAGCTGAAACCCGGCAGCCAGCGCGCCAAGTGGCTCCTCGGCGAGGCGGGCGGCGACGCGGAAAGGGACCGGCCGTGA
- a CDS encoding magnesium transporter CorA family protein has translation MAKAKAKAKPEEAPRAAAWFCAVWSGNGGPAEIVPADSLAVPAEAEGFLWVDVERPGPEDTARLRELFGFHPLALEDVLNDRGLPKQETYGGTLFTVMSALSGKETADGTPATVNVGLFLRERLLVTCHSRPLACVDEVRRMMSDRDLLDHHTPDYLYYLLLDGIIDEYLTRAEKLETKIDTIEEEVFQPRLRRKSDPRRVIYEVRRQLSRLGQLMLTKEETLRALVLRDYPQIRPETRTHLRDVLDHVLRARDHLTMMRELLTALMESHLSRLSMRLEESMKLLTIIGTIMLPLSFLTGIWGMNFRYLPGLDWPHSFPVLCGFMVALVAVMLAVFRRMRLF, from the coding sequence ATGGCAAAGGCAAAGGCGAAGGCGAAACCCGAGGAGGCGCCGCGCGCCGCGGCGTGGTTCTGCGCGGTGTGGAGCGGCAACGGCGGGCCCGCGGAGATCGTGCCGGCGGACAGCCTGGCCGTGCCCGCCGAGGCGGAGGGTTTCCTGTGGGTGGACGTGGAGCGTCCCGGCCCGGAGGACACCGCCCGGCTCAGGGAGCTGTTCGGGTTCCACCCCCTCGCGCTGGAGGACGTGCTGAACGACCGCGGCCTGCCCAAGCAGGAGACCTACGGCGGCACGCTGTTCACGGTCATGTCCGCCCTCTCCGGGAAGGAGACGGCCGACGGCACGCCGGCCACGGTGAACGTGGGGCTGTTCCTGCGCGAGCGGCTGCTGGTCACCTGCCACTCGCGGCCCCTGGCCTGCGTGGACGAGGTGCGGCGCATGATGTCCGACCGGGACCTGCTCGACCACCACACGCCGGACTACCTGTACTACCTGCTGCTGGACGGGATCATTGACGAGTACCTCACGCGGGCGGAGAAGCTGGAGACGAAGATTGACACCATCGAGGAGGAGGTCTTCCAGCCGCGCCTGCGGCGGAAGAGCGACCCGCGCCGCGTGATCTACGAGGTCCGCCGCCAGCTCTCGCGGCTGGGGCAGCTCATGCTCACCAAGGAGGAGACCCTGCGCGCGCTGGTGCTGCGCGACTACCCGCAGATCCGGCCCGAGACGCGCACCCATCTGCGCGACGTGCTGGACCACGTGCTGCGCGCGCGCGACCACCTCACCATGATGCGCGAGCTGCTGACCGCCCTCATGGAGTCCCACCTGTCCCGCCTCTCCATGCGCCTCGAGGAGAGCATGAAACTCCTCACCATCATCGGCACCATCATGCTGCCCCTCAGTTTCCTGACCGGCATCTGGGGCATGAACTTCCGGTACCTGCCCGGCCTCGACTGGCCCCACAGCTTCCCCGTGCTTTGCGGGTTCATGGTGGCGCTGGTCGCGGTCATGCTCGCGGTCTTCCGGCGCATGCGGCTCTTCTGA